In the genome of Magnolia sinica isolate HGM2019 chromosome 2, MsV1, whole genome shotgun sequence, one region contains:
- the LOC131237055 gene encoding glutamine synthetase cytosolic isozyme 1-2-like isoform X2: MGNAAAAFGGGLLPGISGTNDRCTILVCNLDPGCVSGIQAFEMKAIVAGDWNGAGAHTNYNTKSMRANGGIDVIIKAFEKLHLRHKEHISAYGEGKERRLTSHHETTNINTFSWVAIDCMVESCNEPAWVLSN; this comes from the exons ATGGGAAATGCTGCAGCTGCATTTGGTGGAGGTTTGCTTCCTGGAATAAGTGGTACAAATGACAGGTGCACCATCCTTGTCTGCAATCTGGATCCTGGCTGTGTTTCAGGGATTCAAGCATTTGAAATGAAGGCAATTGTTGCA GGTGACTGGAATGGTGCTGGTGCCCACACAAACTACAA CACCAAGTCCATGAGAGCCAACGGTGGAATCGATGTTATCATTAAGGCCTTTGAGAAGTTGCACCTGCGCCACAAGGAGCACATTTCTGCATATGGGGAGGGTAAAGAGAGAAGATTAACAAGCCACCATGAAACCACCAACATCAACACGTTCTCATGG GTTGCAATCGACTGTATGGTGGAGAGTTGCAATGAACCTGCTTGGGTTCTTTCCAACTAA
- the LOC131237055 gene encoding glutamine synthetase-like isoform X1 — MGNAAAAFGGGLLPGISGTNDRCTILVCNLDPGCVSGIQAFEMKAIVAGDWNGAGAHTNYNTKSMRANGGIDVIIKAFEKLHLRHKEHISAYGEGKERRLTSHHETTNINTFSWFDLQTVGFTSFKDKRLLSKWGLCSSSEHVCKCWPMEQSDKSERGNEK, encoded by the exons ATGGGAAATGCTGCAGCTGCATTTGGTGGAGGTTTGCTTCCTGGAATAAGTGGTACAAATGACAGGTGCACCATCCTTGTCTGCAATCTGGATCCTGGCTGTGTTTCAGGGATTCAAGCATTTGAAATGAAGGCAATTGTTGCA GGTGACTGGAATGGTGCTGGTGCCCACACAAACTACAA CACCAAGTCCATGAGAGCCAACGGTGGAATCGATGTTATCATTAAGGCCTTTGAGAAGTTGCACCTGCGCCACAAGGAGCACATTTCTGCATATGGGGAGGGTAAAGAGAGAAGATTAACAAGCCACCATGAAACCACCAACATCAACACGTTCTCATGG TTTGATCTGCAGACGGTTGGATTCACTTCTTTCAAAGACAAGAGACTTCTTTCAAAGTGGGGATTATGTTCTTCTAGCGAACATGTATGCAAGTGCTGGCCAATGGAACAAAGTGACAAGAGTGAGAGAGGCAATGAGAAATAG